TAATAACAatagtttattttattatttctaatttaGTTCCTTTGTGATTAATAGTGTACTCTGCCTGGCTTTTAAATTTGCAGAAACACGTTTTGTGGCCAAACATAGGAGGTGATCTAGTAAAGGAACAATGTGCACTTCAGAAGAATTTATATTTTTCAGATGTTGGATGTAATGTTCTAAGTCAAAGTGATTAATAATGTTGTTCAGATAATCTATAATACTACTTagggtattttgtttgtttagtttttctaTCAATTGCTGAGTTTAATCAATTGCAAGTATAATTTTGAAATTGCCTATTTCTTCCTATAATTCTGTCACTTGTTACAGAAGTTATTAGTAATCACATAAATTTTTAAGACTGTTACATCTTCATGTTGAATTGATCTTTGTATCATTTTTAAATTCCATCTGTCACTGACAAGGTttttcttgaaatctattttatctgCTACCAATATAACCATTAGAACCTTCTTATATTTATTACCATGGTAAAGCCTTTTCTACACATTTATTTTCTACTTCTCTGTGTCTGTCTCTTGTAGACAGAATGTTTTAATCTTCCTTTTCCTATCCATTTAGGCAATCTGTGCCTTTTACTTAGAATGCTTTGTCCATTGACATTTAATACAATTACAGATATGATTGAATTTAGACGTATTATTAAATTGGTTTCTATTTGTCCTTTCCAATTTGGTTTTTGTGTTCTAACTTTCCTGTACTTTTTTGAttccatttaaatttaattactgGCTTTACAGGCTACTTTGCATTTTTTAAGTGCTTGTTCTAGGTCTCTATTTTCCAATACAATAGCCATCATTCACATGTCATTATTGAACACTTGAAGTGAGTCTAATTCAAAGTAAGATGTACTTTAGGTATGAAATACACCTGGTATTTCAATACTTAttgcaaaaaaaatataaaatatcacaTTGATAATTATATgtagaaataatattttatattgattaggttgaataaaaatattactaaaatttATTTCATCTGTTCCTTTTTATCTTTCTAACATGActactagaaaattttaaattgcatATGTGGCTTGTGTTATATTTCTATAGGCCAGCATTGCTCTAGGTATTACAATATGCAAAGTTAAATTTGCACAGATGACAGAAGTTAACATCAAATGAATCACTTCACATAAAATATGGAAGCCAGGTTGAGGATCTAGCCTAATGGTAgatgattgcctagcatgtgcaaagcctcggttaatccctagcactgcaaaagaaaacataaaaggaCATTTTGCAATTGTATAGTCTTTTTTTCCACCAGTGTCACCCCTTCCTTTATGCTGTAATTTTCATATATACTACATCTGCATACATTGTAAAACTTACAAGATAATGTTATCACTTTTACTATGAAGAGTCACgtttttttatttgaaacaaaTTTAGGGAGAAAATAATCTTTCATATTCTTTCACTTATTTATCATCTCTGAAGCTCTTGAAGATTCAAGTTTCTATTGGGCTTCTCCTTTCTGAATGTCTCTTTTCCAGAATTCCCACCTTGCTTTCCAGTGAACATGGTTGCCAATAAATACTTTCTGTTGGAGTCATAGCTCTCCTGCACAACACCATTTGCAGCCTGCCTTTAGAgttaaagcaacacaaaaagtcaaaacatgtgtgttggtggGAGTGGGATTCATCCTGTTACTTCCTTTTCCAACCGTTGACTTTCCTAAAAAAATCATCCTCATTTTTTACAATTCCTAGCGTCTTTCCGTTGTTCCTCCTAATTCTCCCCACCACCAGCCCCAGTTATCTTATAGCGGTAATCCTGATATGATACTCCTAAAGGCAGAGTGAACTAGCcaataatttataaaattttattaaggATACTTGAAGATACCTCATTTAAGGATGACATAGAACAGGGTAGAAAAGGAAGATTTAAAACTGGAAATCAGATGTTGTTGCTCCTAGAGTCCACAATCATTCCTTCATTAGGAAGTCTCTGGATCCTTTTCTTCCATAACCCCAGCACATCACTGTGTTGAAATAGTTGagttttttttgtaaatattttgtatATTAAACAAACTGAATTATAAATAGCCAACCAGCTGCCTTCCTGAGCCTCTCTGGAGCCCTTCCCACTCCCAGCCCTCTCCCAGGACCAATTGGGCCTCATAATCCATTAACTGAAGAACTGCAAAGAAACCCCAGAGGGACCCCTGGGATCCAGCTCCAGCACTGTCACCTGAATCCATTCTGATTAGTAGGTGCCCTGATTTATcagttattatattttaaatatcactCCTACATGCCACCAACAAAACAACCTTTTAATGATGTATAAACTATTTAGCTTTTTGGTcttaagaactcaaattactcctCAGGTTCATGATTTCATCTAAAACAATGGTGTTTATAAGCCCTATaactgcatttttttaaaaaaaaagccatttgGGTTCTTTCATGAGCACAGACAGAACTTTCTCCCCAGATTTATTCTGCTTACTTAGCTTCTTGTTAGCATTTTGTATTTGTTATGTCTTATCTCTCTAACATAAATTACATCTTGTACTGCTCCGTCATTTCCAGTAAGTTACTGCCAACACAACACAGATACCTAATAACTGCTTgctgaataaaatatttaaaaatttcccaCAGAAAAATCCAACAAGGGGACACTCAACACATAAGTCAAATGCATTTGAACTCTAAAATGATGGTGGGTTCACCATCTATCTGACAAGGTAAGGACACATTTTTCATTGTTTGCAAAAAGGAATGAAGAAGAATATATGTGCTAGCCTTTTACAGAAATATAAATGTGAATATGacaattagagaaagaaaaaaaaatgtcctggCAAAAAAAGACCTTCTCTGCTTACTGCCTACCTGTTGCTCTCCTCCTACATGGAAAGGAAAAGAGACAAACACAATAGAAGAGTAACAATGTAGTTTCCCATTTCTTTTAAGTCCTCCAGCAAAATCCTATAGTGCATATCCCTAAATCCTCATCAAGAATCTGTAATGGGTTTCATTGCTATTATGAATAAAATAATCTTTTCATCGTGTTTTTCTAATTTTACATAGTTTCctaaatattagtattttattGAGAAAAACCTTCAAGGTAGTTATAATTAACTTTTTGATGAGAGTAAACTACtattctagaattattgtatagTTGGATTAGAAATGAGTTGTTCATTTCTATTGTATAATTACTTGGTAATATACCTACTGAGAAATCTCATTTCATAAAATGAATCTTTCTTAAATCATTTTCAATACTTTATGCAGCAGTAAACAGTCAATAGAATGTATAACTAGTTTAATGtgtctttaaatctatttttgagaattgATCTAATTTTTGAAGGCTAATTTACTTTAATAGTTTAAGAaattattatcttgtgaaaagtttttcagtgtagtgtttcaaaatataaagcacacataacataaaacaagctcattctttcttttctttcttttagcaCGCTCTTGCCTGTGATAGTGTGTTTGCCAACATGGCACCCAAAAAGAAGACCGTCAAAAAGAACAAGGCAGATATCAATGAGATGACTATAATTGTAGAAGACAGCCCCTTAAACAAACTGAATGCTTTGAATGGGCTCCTAGAGGGAGGCAATGGCCTTAGCTGTATTTCTTCTGAATTAACAGATGCTTCTTATGGCCCTAATCTCTTGGAAGGCCTAAGTAAAATGCGGCAGGAGAGTTTCCTCTGTGACTTAGTCATTGGTACCAAAACCAAATCCTTTGATGTTCATAAGTCAGTGATGGCTTCATGCAGTGAATACTTTTACAACATCCTAAAAAAAGACCCATCAACTCAAAGAGTGGATCTCAATGACATCTCACCTCTGGGCCTGGCCACTGTCATTGCATATGCCTACACTGGAAAGCTGACCCTCTCTTTGTATACAATAGGAAGCATTATTTCTGCCGCAGTTTATCTTCAGATCCATACTCTTGTAAAGATGTGCAGTGATTTTCTGATTCGGGAGATTAGTGTTGAGAATTGTATGTACATTGTTAATATTGCTGAGACATACTCCCTGAAAAATGCAAAGGCAGCAGCCCAAAAATTTATCCGGGATAACTTCCTTGAATTTGCAGAATCAGATCAATTTATGAAACTTACATTTGAGCAAATTAATGAGCTTCTTATAGATGATGACTTACAGTTGCCTTCTGAGATAGTAGCATTCCAGATTGCAATGAAATGGTTAGAATTTGACCAAAAGAGAGTGAAACATGCTGCGGATCTTTTGAGCAATATTCGCTTTGGTACCATCTCTGCACAAGACCTTGTCAATTATGTTCAGTCTGTACCAAGAATGATGCAAGATGCCGATTGTCACAAACTTCTTGTAGATGCTATGAACTACCACTTACTTCCATATCATCAAAACACATTGCAGTCTAGGCGAACAAGAATCCGAGGGGGCTGCCGAGTCCTTGCCACTGTTGGAGGACGCCCAGGTCTTACAGAGAAGTCCCTTAGTAGAGACATTTTGTATAGAGACCCTGAAAATGGATGGAGTAAGCTTACAGAAATGCCAGCCAAGAGTTTTAATCAGTGTGTGGCTGTGATGGATGGATTTCTTTATGTAGCCGGCGGTGAAGATCAGAATGATGCAAGAAATCAAGCCAAGCACGCAGTCAGCAATTTCTGCAGGTACTTGATCTTTTAGTGGGAACTGAAATGATTCATTATTATGGGGAAATTTCCTGGACATAGAAGTAAGTTAATCATGCTATTGGCTTAGTTCATTGGTTCAATAAATAAcaacagcaataataataatgctgTCTTACATAGGTATAGCACTTTATGTTATATAAAGTGCATTCAAGTATGTTGTTAATCTAGATTTCTGAAATAAGTCTGTGATATGGGCAGGGAAGATATGATTATTCTGATTTTGCATACAAGAAATATAATATTGCTGGGTGCATGCctataggaggattgcaagttcaagccagctttgacaacttagcaaggtcctaagaaactcagtgagaccctgcctctaaacaaaatacaaaaaaagggctaggaagcgcccgagttcagtcctcagtaccaaaaccaaaacaaaaaccataatACCCAGAGAAGTCACACCACCTGTCACATTTTCTCATTTCTAGTCAAGATACCATTCATAATatactgaattttaaaataaattggctACAAATTTAGTTTTTGACACTAACAGGTAAgaaataataaagtaataaacAATTTCTTTTAAGTTACTGATGCTGACAAGTATCAGATTCATAACTGGCAAATAGAATGAGATTATTAAAATGTGGTAGCTaatgaattttaaatattcaaagactGCATAATGTAGAAAATGCCAATATTTTGACACATATAGAAAGTAAAAACATAATacatctttaaaaacaaaatcaaaatgcaatattattttgttcttatgaCAAAAAACTTTCATGTATATGAAATATGCAGTCATTTTAAAATCATGACTGTAGTATAAAGTCAAGCAACTAATGAGCAAGATCAGAAAATTATACAGTATTTCTTGAAAATTTATAAGTATTTCTTGAAAGaaattatgcacattatataggtGTGCATAATTTAAGAGACTCCAaacaattgatttttaaaaaattaaatttttaaattttctagttgtagatgaaaacaatacttttattttatttactatgctttttatatggtgctgagaatcaaacctggcatctcacatgtgcaaggtgagtgctctactactgagccacaaccccaatcctccaaactattgatttttaatctttaatttataaatacaatcagggtttctttttgttgttgttgttgttttgttgggttttgtttgttttggtaccagggattgaacccaagggtgcttacccactgaaccacatcctgctaagtttttgaggctggctttgaactctcgatcctcctgccttagcctccttaaCTCCTGAGATTACAGCCGTCTGCCACCCCTTGGCTACAGTTAGGTTTTTATTTGTGATTTAAATGAGACAAAGATGAACATCAAACTGAAGGAGTGAATTCTATATTCATATTACTTTTGAACTACACAAATAGAAAGTCATAGTTCACTATAACTGCTATTTTTCCTCTTACTGATTTCCTATTAGTATAAAGGTCAAGTCACTGTTTTTTTCAGTATTGATTTCAGTGCGTATAAAACTTTAGTCCTGAACACAAAAACCAAAtttcaataaatgaaaaaattttaCCTCGTAATAAGTGGTGGAACATAAATAGTATCAAAAGTTAAGGATCTGTTGAAGCTTTTTGACAAGAATTCCACAGTCTCATTTCAACAGAACACAGACTTGCTTGAGTGTCTTAGCTTTGCTGAGGCAATAGCCAATAACACCTGGATACACCTGGCCAGGTGTACCCATAAGAGGTTTCTGGGAAATAGAGAATCTAATCAGTCAATTCCTCTCTTAAGCAAGCAGTGAAAGTGAGCTAGGGATGGTTGGTGTCTGAAGACAGGCGAATTGACTTGCTGTGAAATCTGCTCTTCTGATACTCAGCTTCCTCCCTCTCCCCAACATGAACATCTCATAAATCCCAATGGATAATGGATATAGTTAATGAAGAAAAAAGGTCTGAAGGACAGGTCACTGTGGGCTCTTCTCCAAGCAGATAAATAAAGGGAGTGGTCTTATCATCAATGAATGGGGGGAGGGGGGTTGCAGTTGTCAACTGTGCCTGCCTTTCCTTTCCCAAATGCCACACTTTTTTATTGGCTGAGGGAGAAACACCAGCCTCTAAGCAACAAACTGGACCAGGTCCCTCACTTCCTTGCAGGGATAGTGTCTGGATTCCCACCTGAAGGTTTGCGGGGTAACGTGGGTTTCTAGCTGTCTCCTACGAGGTTGTCATCCTTCCTCTGCCTTTTCCAGATACGATCCCCGCTTTAACACCTGGATACACCTGGCCAGCATGAACCACAAGCGCACGCACTTCAGCCTGAGTGTGTTCAACGGGCTCCTTTACGCTGTGGGAGGCCGCAACGCAGAAGGCAGCCTGGCCTCGTTGGAGTGCTATGTGCCCTCCACTAATCAGTGGCAGCCGAAGTCATCCCTGGAGGTGGCGCGCTGTTGCCACGCCAGCGCGGTGGCTGATGGCCTTGTGCTAGTGACCGGCGGCTACATCAGCAACGCGTATTCTCGCTCCGTTTGTGCTTACGACCCGGCCCGCGACTCATGGCAGGAGCTGCCGGGCCTGAGCACGCCTCGAGGTTGGCACTGCGCTGTCACGCTGTGCGACAGGGTGTACGTGATGGGGGGCAGCCAGGTAGGGCCGCGCGGGGAACGCGTGGACGTGCTGACCGTGGAGTGCTACAGTCCTGCCACCGGCCAGTGGAGCTACGCCGCGCCCCTGCTGGTGGGCGTGAGCACTGCAGGAGCCTCAGCGCTGCACGGTCGCGCCTACCTAGTAGGGGGCTGGAACGAGGGCGAGAAGAAGTACAAGAAGTGCATCCAGTGCTTCAACCCCGAGCTCAACGAGTGGACAGAGGACGACGAGCTGCCTGAGGCCACCGTGGGCGTGTCCTGCTGCACCCTCTCGATGCCTAACAGCGTGACTCGGGAATCCCGAGCCAGCTCGGTGTCCTCAGTGCCAGTCAGCATCTGAATCAGGTAGATTAAGATGGGACGCAGGAATAACACGTATTTATTCTTAGAGCCACGTGGTTAAACTTGGAAttttaagaaaaggaaaatatataacatttactacaattattgttttaaaatatatctagGCATATGTCTTGATGGCTTTAAATCCTTGGTATGGCATAatctacctctttttttttttttttttttaaatcagaatacAGGGCTGGCCAACGAAAGAAATAAGTTTATTTCAGCAGCCGCTGGGTGGCAGACACAGTTTGTTGTAGGCACTCTTCCAACGTGGCATGTGTCCTAAATGATAGCGGTTACTACCCACATTTGAGATTTTTCTTCTGTACTTTGGTACACATGAAGCTGACGTGAGTGAGCAACTTGGTGTTCTAGAGTTTTGTTCTCCCTCTTTTTTACTTTAAGAATTTGAAAATAATCATttgtagattttattttaaaatggaaatcgTTTGTATCCATGAAGACTTAATTCTGTATTTCAACACAGTTTCTTTTACTATACTTGAATCAATAAAGGATTTTGAAAGGCATCCCATGACAAAGTCATAAAGTTCAAAACATATTCAGACCAGAATGGAACAGAGATTCTACTCTAAATCCTGCAGATCGGTGGAACCTCAGGGTTAGCTGTGATTCTCCTTTTACTCCTTTCCTCAGGCCCCAGGATATTTTGTCATAAAATCCTACTCTCAAAGAAGGAATTGATATTAGTCAAATAAAACTATGCTTTTAAAGACCATTAACTTAAAGCTTAGCCTGAAGGTTACACAACCGATGATAACAATAATTTTATTTGGCCCACTCTTATACAACAAGAatgagggaaatatttgaaattcttggATTTGGCAATAACTGGATGAATGGGTTCTCCTGTTGGTAAATACCATAGTTTCCCATTTCATATCTACCCCCTTGATTTCAGTTAAAAATGTAACACATTCATTTtacatagaaatataaaataatatgtgtCCATTCTGTTTTATTAATCTCATTTACTCCAAATTAGCTTTGTAATCAAAGCACATCCACCtgctatcattttttttcttacgtGTTTGCTGAGTTTGGGGAAAAAGTAATTATTGTAGTAAATGATACATATTTTCCTATCTTATAATTTGTGACTTTATTCTTTGCTAGTTTATTGTTTTGGAGAGGAAGCAGGCAATCAATTATAGGTTATATGCAATtggattttgaaaaataaactgTTTAAAGGATTAGATATAAGATACATAAATGCTATAACTTGGTTTTCATTAATCCCATCCTCTCCCACCTTGTGTAGATAGATTACTGCTAGAGTTATACTATGTATATCTAAAATACAGTCGACCCTCCTTATCCACTTGTTCCACATCTGTAGATTCCAACTAACCATGGATtgaaaatacttgaaaaaaattttttcatcTGAATTGAACATGCACAAACTATTTTTTCTTGCAACTATTCCCTAAACAGTAGTGTAACAACTTAAattgcatttacattgtattaggcctTATAAGTAATGTAGAGATGACTTAAAGTATACCAGAAGATGTGAGTAGATTAGatgaatactatgccattttatatatggAACTTAAGGATCCATGGATAGTGGTATCCTAGAACCAATTCCCTGAGGGTATTGTGGGGCAACTGTATTTTATTTCAACTGTGAAAAGTGGTTCGTGTTGTACACTTTGTGGAACAATTTTATATCATTGCCCCTCGTGAAAAGTTCTATCTCTGGGTATTTAATGGTAACACTTGGGTACAGACAATAAACACTACAAATTGAGAACAAGATGTTATTAGTGTGAAAACACTGGACTAGTTCCTTAACCCACACAGAGAATTGAGGCATTTCATCAGATACGTAGCAGATTAATGGCACCTGCTCCTTTGACCCCTTATCTGCCCAGGCTGGAAAATAAAGCTCTTCGAGGAATTAGTTTATGAAGTAAGTTTAATTACTGAACTCTTAAATTACCAATGATACAACCTATTTATATATAGCCTTTTGTTTTTGAACCAGTATGGGTGAAATGAACTTTTCATTTTTAACCAGTTATTTTGTCTATAACTTGCAAAGCCTGTGTGAGGGTAACCATAATATCTTTGTATCTTGGTATACACACACTTATGCAACTAAAAAGCCTATAGTATATTGTTAAttttgagaaggaaaaaaagtGCTTTATTGTGGATTACAGATCAGTGGACAAAGAGAGGTAATTCCTTGATTCACTCTAACAGATGTGTTTCCCATTGAGATCTTAGAGATGTTGTGTGGAGAACCTAGGGCTCAAAATTAAATAAGAATTAATCAATCAATTGTAAGATTTTATGATTTAAAATGAATGAAGAGAGGATATTGAAACTGGAAATGTTTTCTTCTATCACAGCTTGTTAAGATAGATTGTGAAAAAACTTGGTAGTGGCTTCCTAGGGATAAAACTGGAGACACTTTAAAGTCagataaataatttgaaattacCATTTAAAATATTGTCCTCACTGTTTATCTGAAGACTCATAAGTACACATACCTGGGCTGAGCAAGTTTCTAGATTTGATATAGTTTTATCATCTGCTTCAAGAGTTAAATCAATGAAGACCGAGTTTAGAAGGCTGAAGTTTCCTGACATAAAGTTAGTAGGAAGTGTGGAACATAAGGGTTGGTGAAAGTTTTGAATCCTGGAACACACTGCACCACTGCCAACTGAAAGATACGAATGTACGCCAAATCAAAATAATGTGTGTCATTTTTCATGTGTAACTGAGATAGATTCTTTAATCCACTTTGGAAGcagctgcttctgaaaaacaggaCAATGTCTCCAAGCTTCTGAACTGAAAATTTACTTTAATTTGGTGTAAGCTTGTATTCAATTACACTCCCAAGTCTTAGGATCCAACTATGTGCCTCCttcgatttttctgaaaaaaaaaaaaaaaaaaaaaggatatgttAGTTTTGTAATGCCTCAGTCCTGTGATTAAATAAACACATCAGTTCAATAGATCAGAAACAAGTATGTTACCCAGCAGCAGAAACAATAAAACTCAAGCTGATTTTTCTGAATGGGGCCAGAGACCTGATAAGAAAGTCTCCAGGAAGTCAGACTTTAATGTAGCTTGTCTATTTTTAGTGAAGACTCTTGGGGCGGGTTGTGATCCCAAATGCATTAGTTGCTTTCAGTGTACTGAATGAGTTTTATTTTTACTTCCTATGTTGAAAGAATGGTTACAAATAGAAGGTCAGTGGTGATGGCACAGATGAATATAATTTTGTGCAATGAGTAGATGGTAGTGGAGTGTTGTGAGTGAGGAGGTATAATTGAGGTAATA
This region of Callospermophilus lateralis isolate mCalLat2 chromosome 6, mCalLat2.hap1, whole genome shotgun sequence genomic DNA includes:
- the Klhl31 gene encoding kelch-like protein 31, coding for MAPKKKTVKKNKADINEMTIIVEDSPLNKLNALNGLLEGGNGLSCISSELTDASYGPNLLEGLSKMRQESFLCDLVIGTKTKSFDVHKSVMASCSEYFYNILKKDPSTQRVDLNDISPLGLATVIAYAYTGKLTLSLYTIGSIISAAVYLQIHTLVKMCSDFLIREISVENCMYIVNIAETYSLKNAKAAAQKFIRDNFLEFAESDQFMKLTFEQINELLIDDDLQLPSEIVAFQIAMKWLEFDQKRVKHAADLLSNIRFGTISAQDLVNYVQSVPRMMQDADCHKLLVDAMNYHLLPYHQNTLQSRRTRIRGGCRVLATVGGRPGLTEKSLSRDILYRDPENGWSKLTEMPAKSFNQCVAVMDGFLYVAGGEDQNDARNQAKHAVSNFCRYDPRFNTWIHLASMNHKRTHFSLSVFNGLLYAVGGRNAEGSLASLECYVPSTNQWQPKSSLEVARCCHASAVADGLVLVTGGYISNAYSRSVCAYDPARDSWQELPGLSTPRGWHCAVTLCDRVYVMGGSQVGPRGERVDVLTVECYSPATGQWSYAAPLLVGVSTAGASALHGRAYLVGGWNEGEKKYKKCIQCFNPELNEWTEDDELPEATVGVSCCTLSMPNSVTRESRASSVSSVPVSI